The sequence below is a genomic window from Theobroma cacao cultivar B97-61/B2 chromosome 6, Criollo_cocoa_genome_V2, whole genome shotgun sequence.
CAGTTATACCTTTGCTTCAAGCAATCCTCCCAATACCAGAAAAGTAGAAGGGAATGACCATCTTTAGTCTCTGGAAGCTCATTAACAGGATGCTGTAGAAGTGTTTTCAGCTTTCGATCAGGCAATAACCTGAAAAAATTGAAGCATGCAACTAGTAAATAGGAAAAGTcatgaaaattacaaaaaccATCTCCAGACTATGTCAAAATACAGTTCCCACCTTGGATTTTAGAAAATCTACAATGACCTCCTAAAATCTAGATATGTTGTACAAGTGCATAGCCCGGATTCATGTCTGTAATGTCATTAAATAGCTTGAAAGAGTATTAAAGAATAGCAACTATAGACAAGAGTCACCAATCTTGTGCACATCTCAACACATGAAAGCTCTTATGCCTCCTACCTTACTATTCACCCATAATTTTTCACTAGTATCCCAAAGTAGCATAGGTACTACATGCTTGTGGGGGTTGAGAAGGAACTCAAGCAGTAAGGAAGGCAGTTAGGtagatagatagatagagagagagagagagagagaactaACTTTGAAATAAAAAGTTCTTTTAATGCTTCAAATCCCGTAAATGCATAGCGCTTTCCTACTTTTGATGTCACTAACCCTGCAACAGAGAATTCCATTTGAACAACAGCAGTTTAGCAAATAGGGCAAATATCCGAGGCCAGTAAATCTAATGCATACCATAATCTTGATGTAGAGAAAGAACACTTTTGTACTTGGTACATTATTCAAAGAAACTCCATGAAAAGAGCATTAAACGTGCAAAATTCAGCATGTAGAACTAAACCCATAGCCATAAATGAAATACATAGTGGCAAGCACACTCATCAAAAGCTtaagtaataaatataaatttagaaGCCAAAAAAAGCATAAGCACTCTCTTAAATTTTGCAGGCAAACACGACCAAAAGTTCATCAAATGAGCATAAATTCAGTAATGAATCAAACACcacaaacataaataaaatgcaTTGAAACCATAAACTAGGGAAACCAAATGCACAAATACGAAACAAAgcaaaaagtagaaaatgaaaaataccCAAAAGCCCATCAAGCGACTTCAAATTGGCAACAGGATTATCCGCAACCATGAACGAAAAGGCAGAAACCTTATCAGCAGCCGTCCCTGATCTCTGACTGGCCATTACCATCTTCATATCCCCAGACTTCCCTTTTGATAACTCATAATCTTTCGTGTATTGCCACATCAATCTCTCCCCAAGTTCCCTTTTTTTCTCCACCAGTCTCTTCCACTCCTCCACGTTTCTAACTTCCACAGCCTTCTTACCCTTCCCTTCTCCTCCAAGCACTTTCTTCTCCAACTCCAACTCATCCTCGTACCATGCACTCAAAGCGCTCGGTTTCACCAAAGGCAAAGCTGGCAAATTCTTAAACTTATCATGTTCTTTTAAAAACCTATTATTCTTATTGGTGTCTTCCAATGACAAAACTGGAGGCTTGGGCTTCGGTCTTTGGTTGTTTCTGGTGCTATCAGTTTTTGGGATTTGGGTATTGTTGGGTTTCTTCTCAGGTTGTGAACTTTGGTTCTTAATGTTTGGGGTTCTGGGGGGCTTTGGACGTTTAAGGGGACCCGTTTTGCGAAAATCGACATCGTTGAAGCCCGAGTAAGGAAGGGCAGCATGGGTGGAGAAGCCGAGAGAGGAAGCAAATGAAGCAATATCGGATTTCAGAAGCTCTACGTCTTGTGGAGTTGTTGAATTTGACATTTTCGCATTATCCCCTGCAAGcgcagagagagagagagagagaggaggggGGGTAGGGGGGGGGGGTTTAGGTTAAGTANGTTTAGGGTTTAATACAGAGAGGTTTAATGGAGGCAGAGGCCAAATGATGCAATGGAGGGTTTGGGGTTGTTTTTCAATTCCGTATAACTTTTTGGCTTTTTCTGAAAATATGACAAATAATAATTATCGGGCCTTAGTCCTATTATTATACAATCTAACTCAAGTTTAATCTGGGCCACTATTTCGCCCCACAAAATTGGCCCATTTTATAACTCCAAAAGGGGGATAATGGAAAATAGGAAGAAACAGCAAGACTATTCCTGTCATTTTACAACAACTAGGGTTTCCCTCACCCTTCGAAACCCTACTTTATAAACATCTCGAAATCTCACTTCGACCCTCTCACCAGAGCCTcatttgcttttcatctttATACTCTCCTCTGCGAAAACCCAATCCCTTTCTCTTAGGGTTTAGCAGgtaagaagaaaacaaagcatGGCGACGACGACAGCCCCAGCAGGTGCAAGGCAGCTTTCTCCTAAAGAAGCCGACATCCAGATGATGTTGGCTGCCGAGGTTCATCTCGGTACCAAGAACTGTGATTACCAAATGGAGCGTTATGTGTTCAAGCGCCGCAATGACggtaattattattatttttttgtagctATATCCATTCTATTCCTATATCTATTTCGATGTTGGGTTCATTatctggtttttttttttaacttaaattgTCACTTGTTTGAGTTCCTGGGTTTTCGCTGCTGAAGCTGaaagtttctcttttttggcACATGTTTTGTGTTTTGAGATTTgggttgttttctttttcaggaCTGTATTTGTAaagttttctctttctttgttttatttgattaggaaGCTTGTAGTTTTAGAAGATCTAGGATCTGTTGAAGGCTTtgattttagtgtttttttctcattttatttgtCAAAATATTACATTGGAAGAATCTGTTTGTATTTATGTTCACATGTTTGTGTTAGGTTATTAAATAGAAATTAGCTTGCCTCATTTATCgtaattaaacttttaattgGCTTGTGTGTAGCCAATTTGGGGGTTGCTTATACAAATGGCTTTTCGCTAATTGTATGCTGGGTTCTTTTTAGCTATGTATTTATGGCGATTGATTGCTTCCGTTAAGTTACCAGTTGAGTTTATAATAATCTGCCTTCATCCTTTAGAGAAGGATTAGTCTATGCAATTGATTATAAGTTTAGTATAATCCTAGTCGAATAACTATAAGCTACATAGTAACATGTGTTCATTAGTGCTTTTAATTAATGACTGAATTCTCCTTTTTTGCTCTTTAGGAATATACATCATCAACCTTGGCAAGACCTGGGAGAAGCTTCAGCTTGCAGCTCGTGTAATTGTTGCTATAGAGAACCCCCAGGACATCATTGTCCAATCTGCTAGGCCCTATGGTCAGAGAGCTGTACTGAAGTTTGCACAGCACACTGGTGCTCATGCAATTGCTGGAAGGCACACTCCTGGTACATTTACTAACCAGCTTCAGACATCTTTCAGTGAGCCTCGCCTTCTTATCCTTACAGATCCTAGGACTGACCACCAGGTAATTTGTTCTTTAGTGTTGAGTTGAGTTTTGTCGAGTTTCAATCTGCGGTGACTTAATTTAACTTTCTGTACTAATGGTTTTGGATGAGCTAACATTTGAGTATATTATCTGCAGCCTATCAAGGAAGCAGCTCTTGGAAACATTCCAACCATTGCTTTCTGTGATACTGATTCACCAATGCGATATGTTGACATTGGTATTCCTGCTAATAACAAGGGAAAGCACAGCATTGGCTGTCTTTTCTGGCTGTTAGCAAGGATGGTTCTCCAGATGCGTGGTACAAT
It includes:
- the LOC18596289 gene encoding 40S ribosomal protein SA, whose amino-acid sequence is MATTTAPAGARQLSPKEADIQMMLAAEVHLGTKNCDYQMERYVFKRRNDGIYIINLGKTWEKLQLAARVIVAIENPQDIIVQSARPYGQRAVLKFAQHTGAHAIAGRHTPGTFTNQLQTSFSEPRLLILTDPRTDHQPIKEAALGNIPTIAFCDTDSPMRYVDIGIPANNKGKHSIGCLFWLLARMVLQMRGTIAPGQKWDVMVDLFFYREPEEAKQQEEEEAAGPDYALPAPEYGMAALGSEQWPAQIGEQWSTDVVQPPISGVPAVNWSDQVPPTDGWDAAIPPPQIPAPGIDESAPAPAPAPAPAPTGWD